In the Heterodontus francisci isolate sHetFra1 chromosome 8, sHetFra1.hap1, whole genome shotgun sequence genome, one interval contains:
- the LOC137372944 gene encoding P-selectin-like isoform X2, which yields MGVCVEIRARQKHHQIQKGVAHFWLLVLFCELPIWEGVHSWNYNYSTEEMTWPAARNYCQEFFTDLVAIQNHDEINYLNNRLPKSKTYYWIGIRKIHNVWTWVGTNKSLDKEAENWATGEPTDGEEDCVEIYIKRASDAGMWNNDPCLKRSKRALCYLASCKPTSCSDHGECVEIIGNYTCQCDEGFYGAECESVEQCVTLDVPNQATMNCTHPHGNFSFNSICNFHCAAGFTVQGSQILRCNSIGMWTAETPSCAAVKCEVPKIPRNGNRNCSHPIGNFSYCSTCDFGCVEGFSLNGSVSLQCEESGIWSSPIPTCEAVTCDVPTITKNGNINCSHPIGNFSYRSSCDFGCVEGFSLNGPASVQCEESGTWSSPIPTCEVMQRNVSI from the exons AACTACCAATTTGGGAAGGAGTCCATAGCTGGAACTATAACTATTCAACAGAAGAGATGACTTGGCCAGCTGCCAGAAACTATTGCCAAGAGTTCTTCACTGACCTGGTTGCAATTCAGAACCATGACGAAATTAATTACCTGAATAATAGATTACCAAAAAGTAAAACTTACTACTGGATTGGAATAAGAAAGATTCATAATGTTTGGACCTGGGTTGGAACTAACAAATCATTGGATAAAGAAGCAGAAAACTGGGCTACAGGTGAACCAACTGATGGAGAAGAAGATTGTGTAGAAATTTATATAAAGAGAGCGAGCGATGCGGGAATGTGGAATAATGATCCCTGTCTAAAAAGATCGAAACGAGCATTATGCTAtttag CTTCTTGCAAGCCTACTTCATGCAGTGATCACGGAGAATGTGTGGAAATTATTGGAAATTATACATGTCAATGCGATGAAGGATTCTATGGAGCAGAATGTGAATCTG TTGAACAGTGTGTCACTCTCGATGTTCCTAACCAAGCGACAATGAACTGCACCCATCCTCATGGAaacttcagcttcaactccatatGTAATTTCCACTGTGCAGCAGGGTTTACAGTGCAGGGGTCACAGATTCTCCGGTGCAATTCAATAGGAATGTGGACAGCAGAGACACCCAGCTGTGCAG CTGTGAAATGTGAAGTTCCAAAGATTCCTAGAAATGGGAACAGGAACTGTTCCCACCCGATTGGAAATTTCAGTTACTGCTCAACTTGTGACTTTGGCTGTGTGGAAGGTTTCTCATTGAATGGGTCAGTGAGTCTTCAGTGTGAGGAGTCTGGAATATGGTCATCACCAATACCAACCTGTGAAG CTGTGACATGTGACGTTCCAACTATTACTAAAAATGGGAACATTAACTGTTCCCATCCAATTGGAAACTTCAGTTACCGCTCATCTTGTGACTTTGGCTGTGTGGAAGGTTTCTCATTGAATGGGCCTGCAAGTGTTCAGTGTgaggagtctggaacatggtcatcaCCAATACCAACTTGTGAAG TGATGCAGAGAAACGTTTCAATATAA
- the LOC137372944 gene encoding L-selectin-like isoform X1, with protein sequence MGVCVEIRARQKHHQIQKGVAHFWLLVLFCELPIWEGVHSWNYNYSTEEMTWPAARNYCQEFFTDLVAIQNHDEINYLNNRLPKSKTYYWIGIRKIHNVWTWVGTNKSLDKEAENWATGEPTDGEEDCVEIYIKRASDAGMWNNDPCLKRSKRALCYLASCKPTSCSDHGECVEIIGNYTCQCDEGFYGAECESVEQCVTLDVPNQATMNCTHPHGNFSFNSICNFHCAAGFTVQGSQILRCNSIGMWTAETPSCAAVKCEVPKIPRNGNRNCSHPIGNFSYCSTCDFGCVEGFSLNGSVSLQCEESGIWSSPIPTCEAVTCDVPTITKNGNINCSHPIGNFSYRSSCDFGCVEGFSLNGPASVQCEESGTWSSPIPTCEGSPQEQHISTEFISTAAALSACLISVPFGVWIIKHYRKKVMQRNVSI encoded by the exons AACTACCAATTTGGGAAGGAGTCCATAGCTGGAACTATAACTATTCAACAGAAGAGATGACTTGGCCAGCTGCCAGAAACTATTGCCAAGAGTTCTTCACTGACCTGGTTGCAATTCAGAACCATGACGAAATTAATTACCTGAATAATAGATTACCAAAAAGTAAAACTTACTACTGGATTGGAATAAGAAAGATTCATAATGTTTGGACCTGGGTTGGAACTAACAAATCATTGGATAAAGAAGCAGAAAACTGGGCTACAGGTGAACCAACTGATGGAGAAGAAGATTGTGTAGAAATTTATATAAAGAGAGCGAGCGATGCGGGAATGTGGAATAATGATCCCTGTCTAAAAAGATCGAAACGAGCATTATGCTAtttag CTTCTTGCAAGCCTACTTCATGCAGTGATCACGGAGAATGTGTGGAAATTATTGGAAATTATACATGTCAATGCGATGAAGGATTCTATGGAGCAGAATGTGAATCTG TTGAACAGTGTGTCACTCTCGATGTTCCTAACCAAGCGACAATGAACTGCACCCATCCTCATGGAaacttcagcttcaactccatatGTAATTTCCACTGTGCAGCAGGGTTTACAGTGCAGGGGTCACAGATTCTCCGGTGCAATTCAATAGGAATGTGGACAGCAGAGACACCCAGCTGTGCAG CTGTGAAATGTGAAGTTCCAAAGATTCCTAGAAATGGGAACAGGAACTGTTCCCACCCGATTGGAAATTTCAGTTACTGCTCAACTTGTGACTTTGGCTGTGTGGAAGGTTTCTCATTGAATGGGTCAGTGAGTCTTCAGTGTGAGGAGTCTGGAATATGGTCATCACCAATACCAACCTGTGAAG CTGTGACATGTGACGTTCCAACTATTACTAAAAATGGGAACATTAACTGTTCCCATCCAATTGGAAACTTCAGTTACCGCTCATCTTGTGACTTTGGCTGTGTGGAAGGTTTCTCATTGAATGGGCCTGCAAGTGTTCAGTGTgaggagtctggaacatggtcatcaCCAATACCAACTTGTGAAG GCAGTCCGCAGGAACAACACATATCTACGGAATTTATCAGTACTGCCGCTGCTTTATCAGCCTGCTTAATTTCTGTGCCTTTTGGTGTCTGGATTATCAAACACTATCGAAAGAAAG TGATGCAGAGAAACGTTTCAATATAA
- the LOC137372944 gene encoding L-selectin-like isoform X3 — protein MGVCVEIRARQKHHQIQKGVAHFWLLVLFCELPIWEGVHSWNYNYSTEEMTWPAARNYCQEFFTDLVAIQNHDEINYLNNRLPKSKTYYWIGIRKIHNVWTWVGTNKSLDKEAENWATGEPTDGEEDCVEIYIKRASDAGMWNNDPCLKRSKRALCYLASCKPTSCSDHGECVEIIGNYTCQCDEGFYGAECESAVKCEVPKIPRNGNRNCSHPIGNFSYCSTCDFGCVEGFSLNGSVSLQCEESGIWSSPIPTCEAVTCDVPTITKNGNINCSHPIGNFSYRSSCDFGCVEGFSLNGPASVQCEESGTWSSPIPTCEGSPQEQHISTEFISTAAALSACLISVPFGVWIIKHYRKKVMQRNVSI, from the exons AACTACCAATTTGGGAAGGAGTCCATAGCTGGAACTATAACTATTCAACAGAAGAGATGACTTGGCCAGCTGCCAGAAACTATTGCCAAGAGTTCTTCACTGACCTGGTTGCAATTCAGAACCATGACGAAATTAATTACCTGAATAATAGATTACCAAAAAGTAAAACTTACTACTGGATTGGAATAAGAAAGATTCATAATGTTTGGACCTGGGTTGGAACTAACAAATCATTGGATAAAGAAGCAGAAAACTGGGCTACAGGTGAACCAACTGATGGAGAAGAAGATTGTGTAGAAATTTATATAAAGAGAGCGAGCGATGCGGGAATGTGGAATAATGATCCCTGTCTAAAAAGATCGAAACGAGCATTATGCTAtttag CTTCTTGCAAGCCTACTTCATGCAGTGATCACGGAGAATGTGTGGAAATTATTGGAAATTATACATGTCAATGCGATGAAGGATTCTATGGAGCAGAATGTGAATCTG CTGTGAAATGTGAAGTTCCAAAGATTCCTAGAAATGGGAACAGGAACTGTTCCCACCCGATTGGAAATTTCAGTTACTGCTCAACTTGTGACTTTGGCTGTGTGGAAGGTTTCTCATTGAATGGGTCAGTGAGTCTTCAGTGTGAGGAGTCTGGAATATGGTCATCACCAATACCAACCTGTGAAG CTGTGACATGTGACGTTCCAACTATTACTAAAAATGGGAACATTAACTGTTCCCATCCAATTGGAAACTTCAGTTACCGCTCATCTTGTGACTTTGGCTGTGTGGAAGGTTTCTCATTGAATGGGCCTGCAAGTGTTCAGTGTgaggagtctggaacatggtcatcaCCAATACCAACTTGTGAAG GCAGTCCGCAGGAACAACACATATCTACGGAATTTATCAGTACTGCCGCTGCTTTATCAGCCTGCTTAATTTCTGTGCCTTTTGGTGTCTGGATTATCAAACACTATCGAAAGAAAG TGATGCAGAGAAACGTTTCAATATAA